The nucleotide window GCCCATCGTGTCGAAGAAGTCGGTGATCAGCAGCGTGAAGATGAACATGATGACGACGAGCACGCCGGCCCGGCCCCACGAGTCGAACACGTTGAAGTGGCCCAGCAGCGACAGGTCCGGCTTGTCCACGATCTTGTCCGGCAGCGCCGGCACGTTCAGCGACCAGCCGCTCGGGTTCGGCTTGCCGTCGACGAACGACGGGCCGACCTTCGCGATCGCCTCCACGATGATCGCCAGCACGGTGGTGGCCAGGATGCCGATCAGGATCGCGCCCTTGACCTTGCGCACGAACAGCACCAGCGTCAGCAGCAGGCCGACCACGAAGACCAGCGCGGGCCAGCCGGTCAGCTTGCCGCCGATGCCCAGCTCGACCGGCACGGTGGTGCCGGCGGCGTCCGGGATACGCCGCACGAAGCCCGCGTCGACCAGACCGATGATCATCAGGAACAGGCCGATGCCGACACCGATCGCCGTCTTCAGCTGCGTCGGCACGGACCGGAAGACCGCGGCGCGCAGCCCGGTCAGCACCAGGACGCCGATGATGACGCCCTCGATGACCACGAGGCCCATCGCATCGGCCCAGGTCATCTCGGGCGCGATCTCGTACGCCACCAGCGCGTTCACGCCCAGCCCGGCCGCCAGCGCCAGCGGGAACCGGGCGACGACGCCCATCAGGATCGTCATCACGCCGGCCACCAGCGCCGTGCCGGCCGCCAGCGCCGCGATGGGCAGCTTGCCGCCGACCGCGTCGACCCCGGCACCCAGGATCAGCGGGTTGAGCACCACGATGTAGGCCATCGTGAAGAAGGTGGCGAGGCCACCCCGTACCTCTCGGCCGACGGTCGAGCCGCGGGCCGAGATCTCAAAGAATCGATCAAAAGCGTTCTTGGGGGTACGCCCGGACGAGTCAGCGCTCGCATCGGCGGCAGCAGCAGTGGACATTCGCGCCCTTCCACAGGACCAACGGGGGTCGATGGGCGCATCAAAGCAGAACACTGACCTCGGCAAAAGATCAGAACTGTTACAACCGTCACGAGCTCACACTGACGATCTCCACAGACGTAGTCTGATGCTCGTGGCCGAGAAGTCCCCCGCCCAGCACGAGTGGCACCAGCATGGTCTCGACGCGGTGGCGGGCACGAAGCCGCGGCCCGAGCCGCTCGATCCGCCGATGGTGCCGTTCGCCCTCGCCGGCCTCGCCGGCTTCGCCGTCGCCGGGGTGATCCTGCTGCTGCTTGACGCGCCGGAGAGCTGGCTCTGGACCTGCCTGGCCGGCCTGCTGTGCGGGATACCGGGCCTGCTCACGATGCTGCGGCACGACGCCAACCGGCGCCGCCGCCGCGCGCTGACCCACCCCGAGTTCAAGGTGAACCAGAACGCCTAGCCGGCGCTAGGAGTGACCGTAGGGCTCCGCGGGCTCGCCGGCCTCGACCGAGCCGTGCGCGCGGCTGACCGCCACCGCCTCGACCTCGCTGTCGTCGTAGATCGTCGGAAGCTCCTCGACCGGCTGCTCCGTCGCGCCGACGAGCGCCTCGGAGTGCGCGCCACAGCCGTGGTCGGCGCTGACGGCCTTGGCGTCGTCGGGGGCGTAGAGGTTGCCGCAGACGCCGAACATGGTGCGCATCGAGCCGGCCAGCGGCAGGTAGAAGCCGCAGGTGCCGCAGCGGGCGTTGCGCGGCGCGGCCGTCGAGATCGGCGCCTCGGGGCCCGCATCGCCGTCGTACCAGCGCTGTGCGGTCTCGGACCGGCCCTCGCGGGACAGCACCCGGGGCCGGCCGAGGCCGAGCTCCCAGGAGACGTCCTCAACGGCGGAGTCGTCGCTGAGCACGTAGCCGGGCGCCAGCCGTTCGTCGTCCGGGGCGGTCGCCATGAGGTCGCCAACGCCGAGGTCGCCGGGCTGGACCCGCTCGTTCCACGGCAGCCAGCCGGGCGCGAGCAGCGCGTCCGGCCCGGGCAGCAGCACCGTCTCGCAGATGGTGACGTGCCGGGAGCGCGGCACCCGGGTCACCGTGACCGCCCAGCGCCAGCCCTTGTAGCCGGCGAGGTGGCTCTCGAAGAAGTGGGTCACGACCCGGTCGCCCTCGGCCACGGCCTCGAGGTGCTCGCCGATGTCGGCGGGCTCCACTTCGGTGATGGCGCCTCGCGCGATCCCGACGGCATCGGCACAGACCTGGTCGAGTCGGGCGGCACGCGCTGCGGTCCTGGTCGTCACGCCGCCATTGTCCCTCACGCGTGTACGGGCGGCGCAGCGACTCCCCCAGATCTCCGCCCCGGGAGGGGACGGAAGTCGCCTCGATGAGACAGGATGGGGCGATGCCGCTGCTTCCTACCGTCGGACGTGCCGTTGGCACCGGCGTCAAGGCGCTCCGGGTGCTCGTGCGAGGTTCCCTGCGCGGCAGCGCCTGGGCGACCCGCCGGGTCGGCGACGCCCGGGCCCGCGGCGCGGCCAACGAGATCGGCATGGTCCGGCTCTTCGACCTGCATGCGCTCTCCTGCGCCGGCGACACGCTCCTCGCGATCGGCCTGGCCGGCACGATCTTCTTCGACGTGCCGCTCGGCGAGGCGCGGAGCAAAGTCGCGCTCTACCTGTTGATCACCATGGTGCCGTTCGCCCTGCTCGCACCCGTGGCAGGGCCGCTGCTCGACCACTTCCGCCACGGCCGGCGGTACGCGCTCGCGGCGACAATGCTTGGCCGGGCCTTCCTCGCGTACGTGATCGCGGACAACCTGCTGGGCTGGGGCCTCTACCCGGCGGCGTTCGGCGTCCTTGCGCTCTCCCGGGCGTACGGCGTTGCCCGCTCGGCGGCGGTGCCCCGGCTGCTGCCCGAGGGCGTCGGACTGTCCCAGGTCGGCGCCCGCGCCAGCGTCTACGGCACGTTCGCGGGCGCAGTCGTCGCGCCGATCGGGCTGGCCGCGTTCTGGTTCGGTTCGCAGTGGCCGTTGCGGGTCGCGTCGTTGATCTTCCTGGTCGGCATGGTGATCTCGCTACGGCTGCCGCCCCGGGCCGACTCCGACCCGCCGGAGGCGGTGCCCCGGCCGTTCCGCACGATGCTGCGCCTGCGCCGCGGCAACGACCGCCCGCTCTCCGGCCGGCTGGTGATCGCCACGCTGGTCGGCAGCGCCAGCTTCCGCTGCCTGTACGGCTTCCTGCTGCTCTACTTCGCGTTCGCGGTCAAGGCGGGCTCGCTCGACACCACGTTCTTCGGCCGCGACGTCGGCGGCCAGGGCGCGGTGGCGCTGATCGGCGGCGCGCTGGCGGTCGGCACGTTCCTGGCGACCGCGGTCGGCACCCGGCTGCGCATCCACCGCCCGCTGGCGCTGCAGTCCAGCGGGCTGACCATCACCGCCGGCGTCGCCGTCCTTGCCGCGATCTTCTTCACCCTGCCGATGGTGGCGCTGCTGTCGCTGGTGACCGCGATCTTCAGCGGCATCT belongs to Amorphoplanes digitatis and includes:
- a CDS encoding NCS2 family permease, which gives rise to MSTAAAADASADSSGRTPKNAFDRFFEISARGSTVGREVRGGLATFFTMAYIVVLNPLILGAGVDAVGGKLPIAALAAGTALVAGVMTILMGVVARFPLALAAGLGVNALVAYEIAPEMTWADAMGLVVIEGVIIGVLVLTGLRAAVFRSVPTQLKTAIGVGIGLFLMIIGLVDAGFVRRIPDAAGTTVPVELGIGGKLTGWPALVFVVGLLLTLVLFVRKVKGAILIGILATTVLAIIVEAIAKVGPSFVDGKPNPSGWSLNVPALPDKIVDKPDLSLLGHFNVFDSWGRAGVLVVIMFIFTLLITDFFDTMGTMVAVGQEGGLLDEEGMPPRTREILLVDSIAAAAGGAASVSSNTSYIESASGVAEGARTGAANLVTGVLFLLAMFLAPLVVIVPFEAASVALVVVGFLMMTAVRQIDWTDYEIAIPAFLAITFMPFTYSISNGIGAGVISYVVIKLALGKAREVHPLLYGVAVLFVLYFLRGPLESLI
- a CDS encoding MFS transporter, coding for MPLLPTVGRAVGTGVKALRVLVRGSLRGSAWATRRVGDARARGAANEIGMVRLFDLHALSCAGDTLLAIGLAGTIFFDVPLGEARSKVALYLLITMVPFALLAPVAGPLLDHFRHGRRYALAATMLGRAFLAYVIADNLLGWGLYPAAFGVLALSRAYGVARSAAVPRLLPEGVGLSQVGARASVYGTFAGAVVAPIGLAAFWFGSQWPLRVASLIFLVGMVISLRLPPRADSDPPEAVPRPFRTMLRLRRGNDRPLSGRLVIATLVGSASFRCLYGFLLLYFAFAVKAGSLDTTFFGRDVGGQGAVALIGGALAVGTFLATAVGTRLRIHRPLALQSSGLTITAGVAVLAAIFFTLPMVALLSLVTAIFSGISKLAIDASIQERVPERLRASAFAHSETVLMLAWVVGGAVGIIPLDGRLGVSIAAAFAVAAAVRGTLVAGRLHAERLHGRPDATIDEPAPDDGPESGAEAVPTSPAPAGATQAPRAPRPRSTAPPEPAAEAEATTPKRRLFSRSGAGRRTAAPPAAPEPAPAAEPASPADDPAPPGFHIYRPSSAANGSGRDEANP
- a CDS encoding DUF3027 domain-containing protein, producing MRDNGGVTTRTAARAARLDQVCADAVGIARGAITEVEPADIGEHLEAVAEGDRVVTHFFESHLAGYKGWRWAVTVTRVPRSRHVTICETVLLPGPDALLAPGWLPWNERVQPGDLGVGDLMATAPDDERLAPGYVLSDDSAVEDVSWELGLGRPRVLSREGRSETAQRWYDGDAGPEAPISTAAPRNARCGTCGFYLPLAGSMRTMFGVCGNLYAPDDAKAVSADHGCGAHSEALVGATEQPVEELPTIYDDSEVEAVAVSRAHGSVEAGEPAEPYGHS
- a CDS encoding DUF2530 domain-containing protein, encoding MVPFALAGLAGFAVAGVILLLLDAPESWLWTCLAGLLCGIPGLLTMLRHDANRRRRRALTHPEFKVNQNA